In Granulicatella elegans, one genomic interval encodes:
- a CDS encoding class I SAM-dependent rRNA methyltransferase, protein MKEIILKTKTAKLIKKGSPLLSQEDLARPLEAKEGECVRVCDEKKEFLAMAYVGFQHKGIGWVYSKKDGEKLTPQFVKGIFQKAAQKRSSLMMDENTTAFRLFNGEGDGLGGITIDWYDGFVIVSWYSAGIYQWKELIVDQLQEAIPSIQGIYEKIRYVSKEKLPESQFVKGVKASEPLIVQEEGVRYATYLDEGLMTGIFLDQREVRTLLRDDYSAGKTILNLFSYTGAFSVAAAMGGAIQTTSVDVANRSLEKTREQFEVNGVDASEQKIYVMDVFDYIKYATKKALMFDTIVLDPPSFARTKKRTFSVAKDYAGLVEQLVPLTAKNGNLILSTNAANVSEKQFLEMIHKGLRSSGRRYRIAYQKKLPMDFPVAMHTPLSDYLKVIFIEMDFS, encoded by the coding sequence ATGAAAGAAATTATTTTAAAAACAAAAACAGCAAAATTAATCAAAAAAGGCTCGCCTTTATTAAGCCAAGAAGATTTAGCACGACCACTTGAAGCAAAAGAAGGGGAATGTGTTCGTGTTTGTGATGAAAAAAAAGAATTTTTAGCAATGGCATATGTAGGATTCCAACATAAAGGAATTGGTTGGGTCTATTCTAAAAAAGATGGCGAGAAACTAACTCCTCAATTTGTAAAAGGTATCTTCCAAAAAGCAGCACAAAAACGTTCTTCTTTAATGATGGACGAAAATACGACAGCTTTCCGTTTATTTAATGGAGAAGGAGACGGACTTGGTGGGATTACGATAGATTGGTACGATGGATTTGTTATTGTTTCATGGTATAGTGCTGGGATTTATCAATGGAAAGAGTTGATAGTAGACCAATTGCAAGAAGCAATTCCAAGTATTCAAGGAATTTATGAAAAGATACGTTATGTTTCAAAAGAAAAATTACCGGAAAGTCAATTTGTAAAAGGAGTTAAGGCGAGTGAACCGTTGATTGTTCAAGAAGAAGGAGTTCGTTATGCAACGTATCTTGATGAAGGATTGATGACGGGAATATTTTTAGACCAACGTGAAGTTCGTACGTTATTAAGAGATGATTATAGTGCTGGGAAAACTATTTTGAATTTATTTAGTTATACAGGTGCGTTTTCTGTAGCTGCGGCAATGGGTGGTGCGATTCAAACGACGAGTGTGGATGTTGCCAATCGTAGTTTAGAGAAGACCAGAGAGCAATTTGAAGTGAATGGGGTTGATGCATCAGAACAAAAGATTTATGTGATGGATGTGTTTGATTATATTAAATATGCTACAAAGAAAGCTTTAATGTTTGATACGATTGTGTTAGATCCTCCTAGTTTTGCTCGTACGAAGAAGAGAACTTTTTCGGTTGCGAAGGATTATGCTGGGTTAGTGGAGCAATTAGTTCCGTTAACGGCGAAAAATGGGAATTTAATTTTGTCGACAAATGCGGCAAATGTTTCTGAGAAGCAATTTTTAGAGATGATTCATAAGGGGCTTCGTTCTTCTGGGAGAAGGTATCGTATAGCGTATCAGAAGAAATTGCCAATGGATTTTCCGGTGGCGATGCATACTCCGTTGAGTGATTATTTGAAGGTGATTTTTATAGAAATGGACTTTTCTTAA
- the rlmB gene encoding 23S rRNA (guanosine(2251)-2'-O)-methyltransferase RlmB, with protein sequence MARQERNSNRRRGSQPKGFKKEGKAPRPKYTPGSSSKEQESTDFVYGRHAVREALQQPERVNKLWVQEALSGKEITPIIDLAKEHRIQIQNVPKAKLQDLVGEVVHQGVVASIAAYEYATLEDVFEKAQEKNEDPFIFILDGIEDPYNLGSILRTADATGVHGIIIPKRRSVSLTSTVAKASTGAVEHVPVVRVTNVTQTIEQLKERGVWVFGTDMKGTDYRQWNTKGPIAIVMGNEGKGVSRIVKDAVDEMITIPMTGHVQSLNASVASALMMYEVFRSRY encoded by the coding sequence ATGGCTAGACAAGAAAGAAACTCGAATAGAAGAAGAGGGAGTCAACCAAAGGGCTTCAAAAAAGAGGGAAAAGCACCTCGTCCAAAATATACACCGGGAAGTTCTTCAAAGGAGCAAGAGTCCACAGATTTTGTATATGGACGTCATGCGGTCAGAGAAGCATTACAACAACCAGAACGTGTGAATAAATTATGGGTTCAAGAAGCTTTATCAGGAAAGGAAATTACACCGATTATTGATTTAGCAAAGGAACATCGTATTCAAATTCAAAATGTTCCAAAAGCTAAATTACAAGATCTTGTGGGTGAAGTTGTCCATCAAGGAGTGGTTGCTTCAATTGCAGCTTATGAATATGCGACATTAGAAGATGTCTTTGAAAAAGCTCAGGAAAAAAATGAAGATCCATTTATATTCATTTTAGATGGAATTGAAGATCCGTATAATTTAGGAAGTATTTTACGTACTGCAGATGCTACGGGAGTTCACGGTATTATTATTCCAAAGAGAAGAAGTGTTTCTTTAACATCTACTGTAGCGAAAGCTTCTACAGGGGCTGTCGAGCATGTTCCTGTTGTTCGTGTAACGAATGTAACTCAAACGATTGAACAGTTAAAAGAACGTGGAGTTTGGGTGTTCGGAACAGATATGAAAGGAACGGACTATCGTCAATGGAATACAAAAGGTCCAATTGCGATTGTGATGGGCAATGAGGGAAAAGGTGTATCTCGCATTGTTAAAGATGCCGTAGATGAGATGATTACCATTCCGATGACCGGACATGTTCAAAGTTTAAATGCGAGTGTCGCAAGTGCTTTAATGATGTATGAAGTTTTCCGCTCTCGTTACTAA
- the epsC gene encoding serine O-acetyltransferase EpsC, which translates to MGRFQEDMETYKKNDPAARSSLEIILTYPGYHATVMHRLAHWLHTTCRCRLLARMLSTFSRFFTGIEIHPAAQIGRRFFIDHGMGIVIGETAIIGDDVKMFHGVTLGGTGKQTGKRHPTIEDGVLLSAHVQVIGPVTIGEGAKIGAAAVVLSDIPAHTTAVGLPAKVVRIHSK; encoded by the coding sequence ATGGGACGTTTTCAAGAGGATATGGAAACCTATAAAAAGAACGATCCAGCGGCACGAAGTAGTTTAGAAATTATTTTAACGTATCCAGGCTATCATGCGACTGTGATGCATCGACTAGCACATTGGTTACATACTACTTGCCGATGTAGACTTCTTGCTCGTATGCTGAGTACATTTAGTCGATTTTTTACTGGAATTGAAATTCATCCGGCAGCACAAATTGGTCGTCGATTTTTTATTGACCATGGAATGGGAATCGTTATTGGTGAAACTGCGATTATTGGAGATGATGTAAAAATGTTCCACGGAGTTACATTAGGTGGAACAGGAAAGCAAACGGGAAAACGTCATCCAACTATTGAAGATGGAGTATTATTATCTGCTCATGTTCAAGTGATTGGACCAGTTACGATTGGAGAAGGCGCCAAAATTGGTGCAGCAGCAGTAGTATTATCAGATATTCCAGCTCATACAACAGCAGTAGGATTACCTGCTAAAGTTGTAAGAATTCATTCAAAATAA
- a CDS encoding uracil-xanthine permease family protein, with translation MELQTSRVNLLLDVDQNPPFAKGLLLSLQHVFAMFGATILVPLILGMPVSVALFASGLGTLIYMAATQFKVPVYLGSSFAFISAMAFAMKQMNGDISAAQSGVVLIGLVYVVVALVVKLIGTKWIDRLLPPIVIGPMIMVIGLGLANSAVTNAGFIKDGTIQQITVAIVTFLITAFINTKAKGFLKIIPFLFGIIGGYIVSVLFGLVDFTPVLEADWIAIPQLYLPFSTNGFFKEYHWYFGPETWAILPVAVVTIAEHIGDHTVLSQICGRQFLKTPGLHRTLIGDGVATAVSAFMGGPANTTYGENTGVVGMTRIASVSVIRNAALFAIGLSFLGKFTALISTIPNAVLGGMAILLYGVIASNGLKVLIEKQVNFREVRNLIIASSMLVLGLGGAILELGPVTLSGTALCALAGVILNLVLPYENKK, from the coding sequence ATGGAGTTACAAACTTCAAGAGTCAACTTATTACTAGATGTGGATCAAAATCCACCCTTTGCCAAAGGTTTATTACTAAGCTTGCAACATGTGTTTGCAATGTTTGGGGCAACGATTTTAGTTCCATTAATTTTAGGAATGCCTGTTTCTGTAGCATTATTTGCTTCAGGTTTAGGAACTCTGATTTACATGGCAGCAACTCAATTTAAAGTACCAGTGTACTTAGGTTCTTCATTTGCATTTATTTCAGCGATGGCATTTGCGATGAAACAAATGAATGGAGATATTTCAGCCGCACAGTCAGGGGTTGTTCTTATCGGTCTTGTTTATGTAGTAGTAGCGTTAGTTGTTAAATTAATTGGAACAAAATGGATTGATCGTTTATTACCACCGATTGTGATTGGACCGATGATTATGGTAATTGGTTTAGGATTAGCAAATTCTGCAGTGACAAATGCAGGCTTCATTAAAGATGGTACAATTCAACAAATAACAGTAGCGATTGTGACTTTCTTGATTACAGCATTTATTAATACAAAAGCTAAAGGATTTTTAAAAATTATTCCATTCTTGTTCGGGATTATCGGAGGATATATTGTATCGGTATTGTTTGGATTAGTTGATTTCACTCCAGTATTAGAAGCAGATTGGATTGCGATTCCGCAATTATATTTACCATTTTCAACAAATGGATTTTTCAAAGAATATCATTGGTATTTTGGACCTGAAACTTGGGCAATCTTACCAGTAGCCGTTGTAACCATTGCAGAACATATTGGAGACCATACGGTTTTAAGTCAAATTTGTGGAAGACAATTTTTGAAAACACCGGGCTTACATCGTACATTAATTGGAGATGGTGTTGCGACTGCAGTTTCAGCCTTTATGGGTGGTCCTGCGAATACAACTTATGGTGAGAATACTGGTGTTGTAGGGATGACAAGAATTGCTAGTGTTTCAGTTATTCGTAATGCAGCATTATTTGCGATTGGGTTAAGTTTCCTTGGGAAATTTACGGCATTAATTTCTACCATTCCAAATGCAGTACTTGGTGGTATGGCTATCTTACTATATGGAGTTATTGCAAGTAATGGTTTGAAAGTGTTAATTGAAAAGCAAGTAAATTTTAGAGAAGTGCGTAATTTGATTATTGCTAGTTCGATGTTAGTACTAGGGTTAGGTGGAGCGATTTTAGAATTAGGTCCTGTGACATTATCAGGCACAGCATTATGTGCATTAGCAGGGGTTATTTTGAACCTAGTGCTACCGTATGAAAACAAAAAATAA
- a CDS encoding sensor histidine kinase: MKYFYQQLVGFLSVVLVSVIVCGLLFYNVMTNKIFLQRSQQLFGYAKAILVHDLTADEINSSLSLLKDEHLGVAIFDKNNKMTYPATALNVKSTLTDDELQHLQDGSAINMKQAKHNFVGEAADLVTIYYPIFKNQTYNGFLAISSPLSHIETEMAELRNSILVGFSSAAVVGVILSVLFANYQTRRINRLRKATHEIAEGNYDISLPTQKRDEFDDLVMDFNKMAESLQKSEQEIARQENLRRQLMMDVAHEMRTPLTTMNGLLEGLIHHMIPESRRERSLELITNETQRLIRLVNENLDYEKIRSDQIVLVKQNFSGANALQNVVDQLQELAVNKGNELRCECPEDFTVYADYDRFIQILVNMTKNANQFTDKGHILIKGWNEETKAIVQIIDDGIGIHEKEVEAIWERFYKVDVSRKNTKYGESGIGLAIVHSLMKSHHGTIQTESEVGKGTTFTLTFPGKEETE; this comes from the coding sequence ATGAAATATTTTTACCAACAATTAGTAGGATTTTTATCGGTTGTATTAGTATCCGTTATCGTTTGTGGATTATTATTTTATAATGTCATGACAAATAAAATTTTTCTACAACGTTCGCAACAATTATTCGGATATGCTAAAGCGATTTTGGTGCATGATTTAACAGCAGATGAAATTAACAGTAGTTTATCTCTATTAAAAGATGAACATTTAGGAGTTGCGATTTTTGATAAAAATAATAAAATGACGTATCCAGCAACAGCATTAAATGTCAAAAGTACATTAACAGATGATGAATTACAACATCTTCAAGATGGATCTGCGATTAATATGAAGCAAGCTAAGCATAACTTTGTAGGAGAAGCCGCCGATTTAGTGACGATTTATTATCCAATTTTTAAAAATCAAACTTATAATGGATTTCTAGCAATTTCTAGCCCATTGAGTCATATTGAAACGGAAATGGCGGAGTTAAGAAATTCAATTTTAGTAGGATTTTCATCAGCAGCAGTAGTAGGAGTTATTTTGAGTGTTTTATTTGCCAATTATCAAACAAGACGGATTAATCGCTTGAGAAAAGCGACACATGAAATTGCAGAAGGAAATTATGACATTTCACTGCCAACTCAAAAACGAGATGAATTCGACGATTTAGTAATGGATTTTAATAAAATGGCAGAATCCTTACAAAAATCTGAACAAGAAATCGCACGACAGGAAAATTTAAGACGTCAATTGATGATGGACGTAGCTCACGAGATGAGAACGCCACTTACAACGATGAATGGATTGCTGGAAGGATTAATTCACCATATGATTCCTGAATCTCGCCGTGAGAGAAGCTTGGAATTAATTACGAATGAAACACAACGTCTTATCCGATTAGTGAATGAAAATCTGGACTACGAAAAAATTCGTTCAGATCAAATTGTGTTAGTAAAACAAAATTTCTCAGGTGCGAATGCATTACAAAATGTTGTTGATCAATTACAAGAATTAGCTGTGAATAAAGGAAATGAATTACGTTGTGAATGTCCAGAAGACTTTACAGTATACGCGGACTATGATCGTTTTATTCAAATTTTAGTGAATATGACAAAAAATGCGAACCAATTTACGGATAAGGGTCATATTTTGATTAAAGGTTGGAATGAAGAAACGAAAGCTATTGTGCAAATTATTGATGATGGAATTGGAATTCATGAAAAAGAAGTGGAAGCCATCTGGGAAAGATTTTATAAGGTGGATGTTTCAAGAAAAAACACAAAATATGGCGAATCTGGAATTGGACTAGCGATTGTTCATTCATTAATGAAGAGTCATCATGGAACGATTCAAACAGAAAGTGAAGTTGGAAAAGGGACTACCTTTACACTAACATTCCCTGGAAAAGAAGAAACAGAATAG
- the cysS gene encoding cysteine--tRNA ligase, whose translation MIQVYNTLTRQKEEFKPLEPGKVKMYVCGPTVYNYIHIGNARSTVAFDTIRRYFEYRGYDVNYVSNFTDVDDKIIKAANETGMTPEEVSKKYIEAFYEDTAALNVKKATLNPTVMNTMEDIIAFVEDLVEKEAAYESGGDVYFITEKFKDYGKLSDQSIQDLQVGASQRTESADDAKKRNPLDFALWKSAKPGEISWDSPWGKGRPGWHIECSVMATKHLGDTIDIHGGGQDLAFPHHENEIAQSESKTGHPFARYWMHNAFVTMGEDGEKMSKSLGNFVLVHDIIKEIDPQILRFFLASAHYRRPLKFSESSLQEATANVSKIQTTFSNTRYRLEQAVESLEDDQDMWAGFEALEGKFQDEMDDDFNAANGMTVLYQFVKEWNVYLEREAVSRVILEKLLEKAEQLFAIFGMKEVQEELVDDDIQTLIDERLEARKAKNFARSDEIRELLKAQGIVLEDTAQGTRWRRV comes from the coding sequence ATGATTCAAGTATATAACACTTTAACACGCCAAAAAGAAGAATTTAAACCGCTAGAACCAGGGAAAGTAAAAATGTATGTTTGCGGTCCAACCGTCTACAATTATATTCATATTGGAAATGCAAGAAGTACGGTTGCGTTTGATACGATTCGTCGTTATTTCGAATATCGTGGCTACGATGTGAACTATGTTTCTAATTTTACAGATGTGGATGATAAAATTATTAAAGCAGCGAATGAAACAGGAATGACACCTGAAGAAGTTTCTAAAAAATATATTGAAGCTTTTTATGAAGATACAGCCGCTTTAAATGTAAAAAAAGCAACTTTAAATCCAACAGTTATGAATACAATGGAGGATATTATTGCTTTTGTAGAAGATTTAGTGGAAAAAGAAGCCGCTTATGAATCTGGTGGAGATGTGTATTTTATCACTGAAAAATTCAAAGATTATGGAAAATTAAGTGATCAAAGTATTCAAGATTTACAAGTAGGAGCTAGCCAAAGAACGGAAAGTGCAGATGATGCTAAAAAGAGAAATCCATTAGATTTTGCATTATGGAAAAGTGCAAAACCAGGTGAAATTAGTTGGGATTCTCCTTGGGGCAAAGGTCGTCCAGGTTGGCATATTGAATGTTCCGTAATGGCTACGAAACATTTAGGAGATACTATTGATATTCACGGTGGTGGACAAGACTTAGCATTCCCACACCATGAAAATGAAATTGCGCAAAGTGAATCAAAAACAGGTCATCCGTTTGCTCGTTATTGGATGCATAATGCCTTTGTAACTATGGGGGAAGATGGCGAGAAAATGAGTAAATCTCTTGGTAATTTCGTATTAGTTCACGATATTATTAAAGAAATTGATCCTCAAATTTTACGTTTCTTCCTAGCAAGTGCTCACTATCGTAGACCATTGAAATTTAGTGAGTCTTCCCTACAAGAAGCAACAGCCAATGTGTCAAAAATTCAAACAACCTTTAGCAATACACGTTACCGTTTAGAACAAGCAGTAGAGTCATTAGAAGATGACCAAGATATGTGGGCTGGATTTGAAGCATTAGAAGGCAAATTCCAAGACGAAATGGATGATGATTTTAATGCAGCTAACGGGATGACAGTGTTATATCAATTCGTAAAAGAATGGAATGTTTATTTAGAGCGTGAAGCAGTTTCTCGAGTGATTTTAGAAAAATTATTAGAAAAAGCTGAACAATTATTTGCAATTTTTGGAATGAAAGAAGTTCAAGAAGAATTAGTAGATGATGACATTCAAACATTAATCGATGAACGCTTAGAAGCAAGAAAAGCGAAAAATTTTGCACGAAGCGACGAAATTAGAGAATTATTGAAAGCTCAAGGAATTGTGTTAGAAGATACTGCTCAAGGAACAAGATGGAGAAGAGTATAA
- a CDS encoding ABC transporter substrate-binding protein encodes MNFKKIGLGLVSAAILAGCSAGGASNDNTVKIGGNFELTGNVAAYGIAMDNAVKLAVEQKGKLLDKELKYISYDNKSEKTEVASVAKKLVSEKVVGVVGPAPTGDAQVSIPIMELAKIPAVFPATTGDGITLKDAKKPESVYDYIFRVCFSDNYQGVVGAGFVSQKFPNAKVAVLQDSASDYSKGLAEAFEKTYIDVKIGGQIVAKETYQSKDTDFQAVLTSLKSKSFDVLYIPGYYEEVGLIIKQARELGITQPIVGGDGLSSEKLAELAGNKANLTNVFYTAHFSSKSTDADVQAFIKAYKEKFGITPDSFSALGYDAAQLLMKAIETAGSTDAQEITKALAETKDFDGVTGTFTMGKDHTPVKSAVVIEFQNGEEVSAKEYAAQ; translated from the coding sequence ATGAATTTTAAAAAAATTGGATTAGGATTGGTATCAGCAGCTATTTTAGCAGGATGTAGCGCAGGCGGCGCATCAAATGATAACACTGTAAAAATCGGTGGTAACTTTGAGTTAACAGGTAACGTAGCCGCTTATGGTATCGCAATGGATAATGCTGTTAAATTAGCCGTTGAACAAAAAGGAAAATTATTAGATAAAGAATTAAAATATATTTCTTATGATAACAAATCAGAAAAAACAGAAGTAGCTTCTGTTGCTAAAAAATTAGTTTCTGAAAAAGTAGTAGGTGTTGTAGGACCAGCACCAACAGGAGATGCTCAAGTTTCAATTCCAATTATGGAACTAGCAAAAATTCCAGCAGTATTCCCAGCAACAACAGGAGACGGAATTACATTAAAAGATGCGAAAAAACCAGAATCAGTATATGACTACATCTTCCGTGTATGTTTCTCTGATAATTATCAAGGGGTTGTAGGTGCAGGGTTTGTAAGCCAAAAATTCCCAAATGCTAAAGTTGCAGTATTACAAGACTCAGCAAGTGATTACTCAAAAGGTTTAGCAGAAGCATTCGAAAAAACATATATAGATGTTAAAATCGGTGGACAAATTGTTGCGAAAGAAACTTATCAATCAAAAGATACAGACTTCCAAGCAGTATTAACTTCACTAAAATCAAAATCATTTGATGTATTATACATCCCAGGATACTATGAAGAAGTTGGTTTAATCATCAAACAAGCTCGTGAATTAGGAATCACTCAACCAATCGTTGGTGGAGATGGATTATCAAGTGAAAAATTAGCAGAATTAGCTGGTAATAAAGCGAACTTAACAAATGTCTTCTATACAGCTCACTTCTCTTCTAAGAGTACAGATGCAGATGTTCAAGCATTCATCAAAGCGTATAAAGAAAAATTTGGTATAACACCGGATTCATTCTCAGCTTTAGGATATGATGCAGCTCAATTATTAATGAAAGCAATTGAAACTGCAGGTTCAACTGATGCTCAAGAAATCACAAAAGCTCTTGCAGAAACAAAAGATTTCGATGGTGTAACTGGTACATTCACAATGGGTAAAGATCACACTCCTGTTAAATCAGCAGTTGTTATCGAATTCCAAAATGGTGAAGAAGTAAGTGCCAAAGAATATGCAGCACAATAA
- a CDS encoding NYN domain-containing protein codes for MKKQLYIIDGYNMIGAWPELVSLKKQGDLESARDLLIHHCANFRKFEHVEVWIVFDAQFVPGITQSFESSQVKVIFTAEDETADEYIERTVSEMNTQVIQVSVATSDLAEQWVIFQKGALRKSAREFFKEIQRSKKKQDQLSRQYQEISRRRSPWNDEQMDQLNVLRFKLQEKDE; via the coding sequence ATGAAGAAACAATTATATATCATTGATGGGTATAATATGATTGGAGCGTGGCCTGAATTAGTGAGTTTGAAAAAACAAGGGGATTTAGAAAGTGCTCGTGATTTACTCATCCATCATTGCGCTAATTTTAGAAAATTTGAACACGTTGAAGTATGGATTGTTTTTGATGCACAATTTGTTCCAGGAATTACTCAGTCATTTGAATCTTCTCAAGTGAAAGTTATTTTTACAGCAGAAGATGAAACGGCAGACGAATACATTGAGAGAACAGTGAGTGAAATGAATACGCAAGTCATTCAAGTGTCTGTAGCAACGAGTGATTTAGCAGAGCAATGGGTCATTTTTCAAAAAGGAGCTTTAAGAAAATCTGCAAGAGAATTTTTTAAAGAAATTCAAAGAAGTAAGAAGAAGCAAGACCAATTATCTAGACAATATCAAGAAATCTCCAGACGTCGTTCACCATGGAATGATGAACAGATGGATCAATTGAATGTTTTACGATTCAAATTACAAGAAAAAGATGAATAG
- a CDS encoding DDE-type integrase/transposase/recombinase → MKSIITEEIKLRQRAVEYAIKHDNNAKAARKYHTTRQQIARWRSRYDGTAQSLLPKSRRPLHHPNEHKTEELELIRKMYKRYNRDGLAEVYVQCQRRGYTRSYGAMKKMIKKLQLTEKKEKRTYPKSKWTPIPTTYPGEKVQIDIKYVPQHCIGWDSKGIKYYQITAIDEFSRKRVCKIVDEKSVTHTAAFLDYLEEKFGFTIKTVQTDNGREFTNDPEVTTKKTIFEQKLEEKGIKHIKTRPYSRWQNGKVERSHREDGRRFYNRVFKSLDSLVKAHTRYISRGNNVARCVLKFKSPNQIVQQHLLQSA, encoded by the coding sequence ATGAAATCTATTATAACAGAAGAAATCAAATTAAGACAGCGTGCAGTAGAATATGCCATAAAACATGATAATAACGCTAAAGCAGCAAGAAAATACCATACAACTAGACAACAAATTGCTCGATGGAGAAGTCGATATGATGGGACTGCACAATCATTGCTTCCAAAGAGTCGAAGACCTTTACATCATCCGAATGAACATAAAACAGAAGAATTAGAACTGATACGTAAAATGTACAAACGTTATAACAGAGATGGATTAGCAGAGGTTTATGTACAATGTCAAAGAAGAGGGTACACACGTTCATATGGAGCTATGAAAAAAATGATTAAAAAACTTCAATTAACTGAGAAGAAAGAAAAAAGAACGTATCCTAAGAGTAAATGGACACCAATACCAACAACTTATCCAGGAGAAAAAGTACAAATAGACATTAAATATGTTCCTCAACACTGTATAGGATGGGACAGTAAGGGGATTAAATATTATCAAATAACAGCTATAGATGAATTTAGTAGAAAACGAGTATGTAAAATTGTAGATGAGAAAAGCGTTACACATACAGCGGCATTTTTAGATTATTTAGAAGAAAAATTTGGATTTACCATTAAAACCGTTCAAACAGATAATGGACGTGAATTTACAAATGATCCAGAAGTGACAACTAAAAAAACGATTTTCGAACAAAAATTAGAAGAAAAAGGCATCAAACATATAAAAACTAGACCATACTCACGATGGCAAAACGGAAAAGTAGAACGTAGTCATAGAGAAGATGGAAGAAGATTTTATAATCGAGTATTTAAGAGTTTAGATAGTTTAGTTAAAGCACATACAAGATATATTAGTAGAGGTAATAATGTAGCTAGATGTGTATTAAAATTTAAATCTCCCAATCAAATAGTACAGCAGCACTTGTTACAATCGGCTTAA
- a CDS encoding Mini-ribonuclease 3, with product MEKSIMEIIKDWHLLNGLTLAYMGDGIYELYIRQHVLRTGKTKPNVLHREATRYVSAKAQANLIQQMLDSESFLTEEELEYFKRGRNAKSHTKAKNADVITYRMSTGFEAMIGYLYLSGQKDRLEEVIAWCIQQVEEKHG from the coding sequence ATGGAGAAGAGTATAATGGAAATCATTAAAGATTGGCATTTATTAAATGGCTTAACATTAGCTTATATGGGTGATGGCATTTATGAATTATATATTCGTCAACATGTGTTAAGAACAGGGAAGACGAAACCAAATGTCTTACATCGTGAAGCTACTCGTTATGTTTCTGCCAAGGCTCAAGCAAATTTAATTCAACAAATGTTGGATAGCGAGTCATTTTTAACAGAAGAAGAATTAGAATACTTCAAACGTGGAAGAAATGCTAAAAGTCATACAAAAGCGAAAAATGCAGATGTCATTACTTATCGTATGTCTACAGGATTTGAAGCGATGATTGGCTATTTATATTTAAGTGGACAAAAAGATCGATTAGAGGAAGTCATCGCATGGTGTATTCAACAAGTGGAGGAAAAACATGGCTAG
- a CDS encoding response regulator transcription factor: MHILMIEDTEAVCEMMEMFFEKEGWTAEFYHDGKEGYDAFVNHQEKWELVILDLNLPSMDGMQICRQIRQINEQVPIVMLTARDSESDQVIGLEIGADDYVAKPFSPLTMMARIKALHRRIGRGISSEAPTNSGQFDIETKHVSINTRTHEAFIDGIKIDGLTPKEFDLLVLMAQHPRQVFSREHLLTKIWEDPFFGDERTIDAHIKKLRQKIETVGPHIIQTVWGVGYKFDDSGI, encoded by the coding sequence ATGCATATTTTAATGATTGAAGATACAGAAGCAGTTTGTGAAATGATGGAAATGTTTTTTGAAAAAGAAGGTTGGACAGCAGAGTTTTATCATGATGGAAAAGAAGGCTATGATGCCTTTGTAAATCATCAAGAAAAATGGGAACTAGTGATTTTGGATTTGAATTTACCTTCGATGGATGGCATGCAAATTTGTCGTCAAATTCGTCAAATAAATGAGCAAGTTCCAATTGTCATGTTAACAGCAAGAGATTCAGAAAGTGATCAAGTTATTGGATTAGAAATTGGAGCAGACGATTATGTAGCAAAACCATTTAGTCCATTAACAATGATGGCACGTATTAAAGCCCTACATCGCCGTATTGGACGAGGAATTTCTAGTGAAGCGCCAACAAATTCAGGTCAATTTGATATTGAAACAAAACATGTATCGATTAATACAAGAACTCATGAAGCCTTTATTGATGGAATAAAAATTGATGGCTTAACTCCAAAAGAATTTGATTTATTAGTCTTAATGGCACAACATCCTCGTCAAGTATTCTCAAGAGAACACTTATTAACAAAGATTTGGGAAGATCCATTTTTTGGAGATGAACGTACGATTGATGCACATATTAAAAAATTACGTCAAAAAATTGAAACAGTAGGTCCTCATATTATTCAAACGGTATGGGGTGTAGGATATAAATTTGATGATAGTGGGATTTAG